In one Lolium rigidum isolate FL_2022 chromosome 3, APGP_CSIRO_Lrig_0.1, whole genome shotgun sequence genomic region, the following are encoded:
- the LOC124699513 gene encoding probable indole-3-pyruvate monooxygenase YUCCA10 — protein sequence MENVVVLIVGAGPAGLATAACLTQLSIPYVIIEREDCSASLWRNRAYDRLKLHLAKEFCELPHMSYPADAPTYIPKALFVKYVDDYIECFNIQPKYLTSVESSTYDSEKKVWSIVAHDMAECKRINFTAKFLVVATGENSAENIPVIPGLQNFPGETIHSSRYKSGKSFSGKSVLVIGSGNSGMEIAYDLATHGVNTSIVVRSPIHVMTKELIRLGMTLAHHLPLNLVDKLLVTGAKFMFGDLSRHGITMPNMGPMMLKSKTGRSAVIDVGTVGLIKNGIIQVQGSISKIMGNTVKFQSGDEISFDAIVFATGYKSTANMWLKNGESMLNDNGLPTKEYPNHWKGENGLYCAGLARRGLAGITADAKNIANDIKSMINSMSG from the exons ATGGAGAATGTAGTGGTGCTGATTGTTGGTGCAGGGCCAGCAGGCCTCGCAACAGCAGCGTGCCTTACCCAATTGTCCATTCCCTATGTCATCATCGAGCGTGAGGACTGCAGTGCGTCACTTTGGCGCAACCGCGCATACGATCGTTTGAAGCTGCATCTTGCGAAGGAGTTTTGTGAGTTACCACACATGTCATATCCAGCTGATGCACCAACATACATACCAAAAGCCCTATTTGTCAAGTATGTAGATGACTATATTGAGTGTTTCAATATTCAACCGAAGTATCTCACTAGCGTTGAGTCCTCAACATATGACAGTGAGAAAAAAGTTTGGTCCATCGTAGCTCATGATATGGCAGAGTGCAAAAGAATAAATTTCACAGCAAAGTTTCTTGTTGTGGCAACTGGTGAGAATAGTGCAGAGAATATTCCGGTGATCCCTGGACTTCAAAATTTTCCTGGTGAGACCATCCACTCATCAAGATACAAGTCAGGCAAGAGCTTCTCCGGTAAGAGTGTGCTGGTCATTGGATCTGGCAACTCCGGGATGGAAATCGCTTACGACCTTGCGACCCATGGTGTCAATACTTCAATTGTTGTAAGAAGCCCG ATTCATGTAATGACAAAGGAGCTAATCCGGTTGGGGATGACACTAGCCCACCATCTTCCGCTGAATCTAGTGGATAAACTCCTTGTTACGGGGGCAAAATTCATGTTTGGAGACCTATCAAGGCATGGCATCACAATGCCAAACATGGGTCCAATGATGCTCAAGTCAAAAACTGGCCGATCCGCCGTGATTGATGTTGGCACCGTTGGTTTAATTAAAAACGGCATCATCCAA GTTCAAGGAAGCATTAGTAAGATCATGGGCAATACAGTTAAGTTTCAAAGCGGAGATGAAATCTCATTTGACGCAATCGTATTTGCAACCGGATACAAGAGCACAGCGAATATGTGGCTCAAG AATGGTGAGAGTATGTTAAACGACAATGGGCTGCCAACCAAAGAATATCCGAATCATTGGAAAGGTGAAAATGGGCTCTACTGTGCTGGGTTGGCGAGGAGAGGATTGGCCGGTATCACCGCAGATGCCAAGAATATTGCCAATGACATTAAGTCTATGATAAACTCTATGTCCGGCTAA